The following proteins come from a genomic window of Malus sylvestris chromosome 4, drMalSylv7.2, whole genome shotgun sequence:
- the LOC126618482 gene encoding putative pentatricopeptide repeat-containing protein At1g12700, mitochondrial, with the protein MFIKLHPLTFSKRIPSWVCSNAYFSASSCAKTIEIFSGNNQDPEYSSDVEQNIQSLRNKLVPDNLIRVLDNTDDLSSAVKVFKWASLQKRFNHTADTYFRIVLKLGLAGNVEEMEGFCQNMVKDRCPGAEQALLALIDVFVSHCRLSEAIRVLVNLKAGGFRPSIEIFNGLLGALVKDKRDFRDVLFVYKEIVTAGIVPTVDTLNYLLEALVEANRIESALDQYRRMKKKRCSPNSRSFEILLKALIAEDRVDEAVIVLNEMVDLGCQPDLSFYSFIIPLFCQENKPDEGIRLFEMMRASNFTPDSLVYEVLLQSLCKNLRLDDAIKVLEEMMETGLTPPNNVFVDVVYVFCKLGKVDNAMKFLEDKKIMETSACNVLLEGFCSVGKFLVAEDLLVEMSERNVASCNSWNIVIRWLSKNGRIREVMELLGRMVVSSFLPDCDTYSALVVCHCKMSNYRNALDIFHQARAKSWVLDRTSYSELVKGLCLEEMTHEATEVFCYMSSNRCFIEPSSFNMLIKGLCETGKVDEAIRMQQLAYYSGTSSTSSTYSTIMLGLSKLDKVKDLLVVFSKMLVEGCNLDLDAFCVLIQTMSLQNRVKECVLLFDMMVDGGLKPDSERLLNLLSCIANHSQLHMISGSINKLISDSEVLNSAIYNVLINGFWKEGYKHEACQFLDLMLEKGWVPDARTHGLLIGSVVGEVDRNRLDYDNCTVQDSVSNILAEGLDDVT; encoded by the coding sequence ATGTTCATAAAGCTCCATCCTTTAACATTTTCCAAGAGAATCCCCAGCTGGGTCTGCTCGAATGCATATTTTTCTGCATCTTCCTGCGCAAAAACAATCGaaattttctcgggaaacaatCAGGACCCAGAATATTCATCCGACGTTGAACAAAATATCCAGTCTTTGAGGAATAAGCTTGTCCCGGATAACTTAATCCGGGTTCTGGATAACACTGATGATTTGAGCTCAGCAGTGAAGGTGTTCAAATGGGCTTCCCTGCAAAAACGGTTTAATCACACCGCCGATACGTATTTTCGGATTGTTTTGAAACTGGGTTTGGCTGGAAATGTTGAGGAGATGGAGGGGTTTTGTCAAAATATGGTGAAAGATCGGTGTCCGGGTGCCGAACAGGCGCTTTTGGCCCTGATTGATGTGTTTGTTAGTCATTGCAGGTTAAGTGAGGCAATTAGGGTGCTTGTGAATTTGAAAGCAGGTGGCTTTAGGCCTTCAATAGAGATATTTAATGGTCTGTTGGGTGCTCTTGTGAAAGATAAGAGAGATTTTCGAGATGTCTTGTTTGTGTATAAGGAGATTGTGACGGCAGGAATCGTGCCAACagttgatactttgaattatttgtTAGAGGCATTGGTGGAGGCCAACCGCATTGAGTCTGCTCTGGATCAGtatagaagaatgaagaagaaaaggtgTAGTCCTAATAGTAGGAGTTTTGAGATTCTATTAAAAGCCCTTATAGCGGAAGACCGAGTGGATGAGGCTGttattgttttgaatgaaatggttGATCTTGGTTGTCAGCCTGATTTGAGTTTTTATTCCTTCATAATACCTTTGTTTTGTCAGGAAAATAAACCGGATGAGGGAATTAGATTGTTCGAAATGATGAGAGCTTCAAATTTTACGCCGGATTCATTGGTTTATGAGGTTCTGTTGCAGTCTTTATGCAAGAACCTTAGATTAGATGATGCGATAAAGGTTTTAGAAGAAATGATGGAAACTGGATTGACACCACCAAATAATGTCTTTGTGGATGTAGTATATGTGTTTTGTAAATTAGGGAAGGTAGACAACGCAATGAAATTCTTGGAGGATAAGAAAATCATGGAAACTTCTGCCTGCAATGTCCTGCTTGAAGGTTTCTGCAGTGTTGGTAAATTTCTTGTGGCGGAAGATCTACTAGTGGAAATGTCCGAAAGGAATGTGGCTAGTTGTAATTCTTGGAATATTGTTATCAGATGGCTGAGCAAGAATGGAAGGATTAGGGAAGTGATGGAACTTCTAGGTAGAATGGtggtttcttcttttcttccggACTGTGACACATACTCCGCTCTGGTCGTTTGCCACTGCAAAATGAGCAACTATAGAAATGCTCTGGATATATTTCATCAGGCTCGTGCCAAAAGTTGGGTTTTGGATCGTACATCTTACTCTGAGCTTGTCAAAGGCCTTTGCCTAGAAGAAATGACTCATGAGGCTACTGAAGTGTTCTGTTACATGTCTAGTAATAGATGTTTCATCGAGCCTTCCTCATTCAATATGTTGATCAAGGGTTTGTGTGAGACGGGAAAGGTTGATGAAGCAATAAGGATGCAACAATTGGCCTATTATTCCGGTACTTCTTCTACCAGTTCAACGTACTCAACTATTATGCTTGGATTGTCAAAATTAGACAAGGTAAAAGATCTGTTGGTAGTTTTCTCAAAAATGCTGGTGGAAGGTTGCAATCTTGATTTGGATGCATTCTGCGTGCTCATACAAACTATGAGCTTGCAGAATCGAGTAAAAGAATGCGTATTGCTTTTTGATATGATGGTCGATGGGGGTCTTAAACCTGATTCAGAGAGACTATTAAATCTACTCTCCTGCATAGCCAACCATTCTCAGTTGCACATGATTTCAGGTTCAATAAATAAACTTATTTCTGATAGTGAAGTTCTAAATTCAGCAATTTACAATGTACTGATTAACGGATTCTGGAAAGAGGGTTATAAACACGAGGCCTGTCAATTTTTGGATTTAATGTTGGAAAAGGGTTGGGTCCCAGATGCTAGGACTCATGGATTGCTGATTGGGTCTGTTGTTGGCGAAGTAGATAGGAACAGGTTGGACTATGATAATTGCACTGTCCAAGATAGTGTTAGCAACATCCTTGCAGAGGGATTAGATGATGTAACATGA
- the LOC126618481 gene encoding uncharacterized protein LOC126618481 isoform X2 has translation MSRTCLPVGSSLDMSSRTTLSETVVPVDASLDVVDFVGDTTQPDIPLDASLDVVDGASPIDAHIDIPTEISPIFPLVGPSGEKHAKGAHQWQNAITGVGQRFSSVHEFRESLRKYAIAHQFAFRYKKNDSHRVTVKCKAEGCPWRIHASRLSTTQLICIKKMNPTHSCEGAVATTGHQATRSWVASIIKEKLKYMPNYKPKDIVNDIKQEYGIQLNYFQAWRGKEIAKEQLQGSYKEAYNQLPFFCDRIMETNPGSLATFTTKEDSSFHRLFVAFHASLYGFQQGCRPLLFLDSIPLKSKYQGTLLAATAADGDDGVFPVAFTVVDAETDDNWHWFLLQLKSALSISCPVTFVADRQKGLKESIAEIFKDSYHGYCLRYLTEQLIRDLKGQFSHEVKRLMIEDFYGAAYAHRPENFQSCLESIKSISLEAYNWIIQSEPQKWANSFFQGARYNHMTSNFGELFYSWASDAHELPITQMVDVIRGKIMELIYTRREGSNEWLARLTPTMEEKLEKETQNIGNLQVLLLTGSRFEVHGDTTEVVDVDRWDCSCRGWQITGLPCCHAIAVIRCMGRSPYDYCSRYFTTESYRLTYSEPIYPVPNVDMPVTKASSQVLVTVTPPPTRRPPGRPTTKKYGSQDMAKRQLQCSRCKGLGHNKSTCKE, from the coding sequence GTCGAGCAGAACAACTCTGTCAGAAACTGTGGTTCCAGTTGATGCATCTCTTGATGTCGTGGACTTTGTGGGTGATACCACTCAGCCTGATATCCCACTTGATGCTTCTCTTGATGTTGTCGATGGTGCCAGCCCTATTGATGCACATATTGATATACCCACCGAAATATCACCCATTTTTCCTCTTGTTGGCCCTAGTGGTGAGAAGCATGCTAAAGGTGCACACCAGTGGCAGAATGCTATTACGGGTGTGGGCCAAAGATTCAGCAGCGTTCATGAATTTCGTGAATCATTGCGCAAATATGCCATTGCGCATCAGTTCGCCTTTAGGTATAAGAAGAATGATAGTCATCGTGTGACTGTGAAGTGCAAGGCTGAAGGCTGCCCTTGGAGAATTCATGCATCAAGGTTGTCGACAACTCAGTTAATATGTATCAAGAAAATGAATCCAACACATTCCTGTGAAGGTGCTGTTGCAACTACAGGGCATCAGGCGACGAGGAGTTGGGTGGCCAGTATTATCAAGGAGAAGTTAAAATATATGCCCAACTATAAGCCCAAGGATATTGTGAATGATATCAAGCAGGAATATGGTATACAGCTAAACTACTTCCAGGCCTGGCGTGGGAAAGAAATAGCAAAGGAGCAGCTTCAGGGTTCGTACAAAGAGGCATATAATCAATTACCATTTTTCTGTGACAGGATAATGGAGACAAACCCTGGTAGTCTTGCTACTTTTACCACCAAGGAAGACTCCAGTTTCCATCGCCTCTTTGTCGCATTCCATGCCTCATTGTATGGTTTCCAGCAAGGTTGCAGGCCTCTCCTTTTCCTGGATAGCATTCCCTTAAAATCAAAATATCAAGGCACATTGTTGGCTGCAACAGCTGCTGACGGGGATGATGGGGTATTCCCTGTTGCTTTCACTGTGGTGGATGCAGAAACTGATGATAATTGGCATTGGTTTTTACTACAGTTAAAATCTGCATTGTCAATATCTTGTCCTGTGACATTTGTGGCAGACAGACAGAAGGGATTGAAGGAATCAATTGCGGAAATATTTAAAGACTCATATCATGGCTATTGCCTGCGATATTTGACCGAGCAACTTATCAGGGACTTGAAAGGGCAGTTTTCTCATGAGGTCAAGCGGCTGATGATTGAGGATTTTTATGGTGCTGCTTATGCACATAGGCCTGAAAACTTCCAAAGTTGTCTTGAAAGCATAAAAAGCATCTCATTGGAGGCTTACAATTGGATCATACAAAGTGAGCCCCAGAAGTGGGCGAATTCATTCTTTCAAGGTGCTAGATATAACCATATGACATCCAACTTTGGTGAGCTGTTCTATAGTTGGGCATCAGATGCACACGAGTTACCAATAACACAGATGGTTGATGTGATCAGGGGTAAGATTATGGAGTTGATCTACACAAGAAGGGAAGGATCTAATGAATGGTTGGCAAGGCTTACTCCAACCATGGAGGAAAAGCTAGAAAAGGAAACTCAGAACATCGGAAACCTCCAAGTGCTATTGTTGACTGGTAGCAGATTTGAGGTTCATGGTGACACCACTGAAGTTGTAGATGTTGATCGCTGGGACTGTAGTTGTAGAGGGTGGCAGATAACTGGTTTACCATGCTGTCATGCAATTGCTGTCATTCGTTGCATGGGCAGGAGCCCATATGATTATTGTTCAAGATACTTTACCACTGAGAGCTATAGATTGACATACTCAGAACCAATATATCCTGTTCCAAATGTAGACATGCCTGTAACGAAGGCTTCTTCTCAAGTACTAGTGACTGTAACGCCTCCACCCACCCGGCGTCCACCAGGCAGGCCTACTACTAAGAAATATGGATCACAAGATATGGCTAAGCGTCAACTCCAGTGCAGCAGATGCAAGGGTCTTGGGCACAACAAGTCCACTTGCAAAGAGTGA